aaaaaagcaaagcagttCTGCATCAcctggaatgtgtgtgtgtgtgtgtgtgtgtgtgtgtgcgtgtgtgtgtgtgtgtgttttattataaTTAAAACCCCACAACTGTCATCACATTTTGATTGCAGTGTTGCATAATCCTGCATGAAAGCATGTGacatcagccttttttttttccaatcacGTCTCCCTCCAGTTTAAACCACTGAAAAGAGCacagggaaaacaaacaaaacgattATGAAAgtgcacattcacagacagGTAATGGTTATTTGTTATATAACATACATTACTAACAATAAGCATTTAGTAGGAGTAATAATACTTCTTTTGTAGAGAGCAGTAAGTGCAGTGCAGAGTGGTTAGAGTAcagataaaatgcattttaatgagcAATTTGACACTGTCAGTGGGTGCCACTGAACATCAGGGTTTGTGTCTTAAAAAAATCTCTTCACATAGACTCAGATACTTAACACAGCTTTGACAGTAACAGCAGATTCACTCTGACACTTGACAGTTACGTGTCTTTTATTTGTAAGCTTTCTAAGTTTTGTTCTTTAAATGCCAGACCCATGTACGTCCTCTCTCCCCACAGCTTAATCCCACTAATAAACAGACCATCATCCACATCCTGGGGATGCTGTCCAGTCTCTTTACCACTCTGGACATCAATAGGCAGGCAGACTGCTTGGAGGGAGCAACCAGTTCCAGACTCACATCCCCCCAGAGCGCACAAAACCCAGTAAGTTCAGAGAAAAACAACCACTATGCCTGTGGGTACAAAATATCCAACTTTATATCCAAAACTTCTTCTTTatgcttatattttttttatattcaaatctttatttctgtaaaaaaaaaatcattttcatttgaaaCTTAGGTGGTTGTTGTGCTACAACAAGTTTTCACGTTGATCCAGACCATCCTCAGCAAATGGCTCCATGACTCAGAGGTGGTAGAGGTAGGAAGGTTTTTTTTACCTATTGcgtaaatatgtgtgtgtgtgcattatctttccttctttgtgtgtgtatttcatgACTCACACATGCCCATTGTGCACCCCACCCCTCCACCAGGCAGTGTGTGGGGTTTTTGACAAATCGGTTCGAACCCTCCTACATGATTTTGGACCCATGGTTGCTCAGCTGAGTGAGATGCTGGGGGAGATATACAGCACCTTCCCACAAGCCTCGGCTTTGGACCTGGCACGTCAGGTACACCTCCGCATATATGACCCAGAATTAAAGTATTATTCTTCTGACTTTGATACGGACTCTCATAGGCTCAGATGTCagtctctttgtttctgtgttttctttaaagatGGTTCACATATTTGCTGGAGAGGAGCATCTCATCTCTAACATCAGAAGCCTCACTGAAGTGTTAACATCCACCACGCTCACTATATTTCAGCAAGGTAATAAATGGCTGCATGGAAATGCGCCTGTTTTCAGTCAGAACTTTTCTCATGGTGTCTTTACTTGGCAGGTCCAAGGGATCATCCTGATATTGCAGAATCGTTTATGGACCTTCATGCTCAGGTTGGTGGAACTTGTGCATATTTTCAAGCGTCTAACAGAATCATTGTTTAGTCACAACACCCGTGTCTTCTCATCTGTTAGATTCTTAAAAGGAAGCCTGATTTGTATCAGTCTGAGCAGTTAGATGTTAAAGCACTGTTTTACTGTGGTGAGTATCACTGCATACTCACGAAATATACAAACATATGAAAACAAATCTTACATGAGCTTTTACATTTCTTGAAAAAGTGCCTTTGTGTGAGCCACTGGTGGAAACAGTCATTTAATAATCTTTTTATCCCATTTGTCTCCAGGGATTTTGTCACTCAAGTTTCCAGAGACACCCACAGTAAAAGCTGCGAGCCAATTCTTTGTAAGCTGAGATAAAAATGTGCACAGTGTCAGTTTACACCAAGTTCCTTGTCCAAATTGAATTCCTCCCCTCATAGCCAACCCTTTCTGCTCTATCCCTGGCAGACGGAGTTCTTGAGTCGCTGTAAAGATGTGCCATCACTCAGTGATGTGTTGCAGAGGGATGGAAAGCTCCTGACAGAGACTATTCTACAGGTAAACCAGTAACAGTATCGTAGCGCCCACCTAAACTTATTAAACtcttgctttgattttttttttttttcttcttatttcatTCTGGCACTGAATTTGTCTTTTAATTGCAACACATTGTACATTTTGCCTCCTGTCTCAGGCGGTTGGAGGTGAGTCTCCCCGCAGTCTGACCGAGCACTTCTCTGAGGTGCTGCTGAATCTGAACAGGTATTGTCCAGCCCTGCTGTCTCAGTGGCTCAAAGAAACACTACAGGCCCCAGGGTTTCCCTCAGCCCAGGTCACTGCAGAGCAGAAGCATACCTTCAGTCAGCAGCTTCTAAGGTAATGAACTTAGTTACCTCCTCTTTTTAGCATCTCGTGGCTCATTATTTGGTTTTCACTTACATCTAACATTCACGCAGGCGGCTTTTTTTGGTTAAAAAGAAATGCTCTAACAAACCCTTCACAGCCCCAAGTGGTAGAGTAACAGTAGCTGTTTTTCAGGGTTAGTGATTTAAGCATAATAATAGAGTTTGGTCCACAATTTGTTggacaaatgcagtttttgtagttttgtctctGCACGCCACCACAGTGGACTTTAAATCAGTGAAggtgtgattgaagtgcaggctttcagctttaattcaaaggttTAACAAATTTTAGCATTAGCTTTTTATTCCAGACATTTGTACACACAATGccacattttcagaggcttGAAATTAAagggacaaactaacataattttaaatataatggtTGTTTTTGATACTTACCATATAAATTCTCaaattggtttcatctgtccagtGATTTTTTCCCCAGATGTTTTaaagtctaatctgaccttccTGTTATTAAGTGTTGTAAATCCTCTGTATTTATATTCACGAAGGTGTCTCTTGACTGTAGATCTTGATAACAATATATCCACCTCCTTGAGAGAGTTTTTGACTTGGTTGGATACGATTTTTGTTAACCATGGAATTAATTTTGCGATCatccactttagttgtcttctgtgctCTTTCAGGCCttctggtgttgctgagctgacggtgcattccttctttttaagttTGTGCTGTCTCTCTGAGAGGTTTAATTTGCTTTTTCAGCCTAACGTCCTCCCTCACTTGCACTGACATTTCTTTggatatttaaaattacagtgaaaatctgtaaaaaaaaaaaaaaaaagaaaaaaaaatttaacactttgaatcaacttcagatgtctgcttcatttgtcatgcaGTAATGAGGGCAACACCTGTCCGTGAAACTGCAGTCAGTGGTCCAGTTAATTTTTTGTCTCTGAAAATGGGAGAGTGTGTAAAAATTGCAGATAACATCTAATCTTTTGTAAAGCAGGCAGGTGTATAAGACAGGGCAAAATTTACATTTATGCAAATTACATCATAAGTGAGCGATGCTGTACATGTCAAACACCCTTGTGTTGATGCTATAGCTATGAAATATGGAgctacttttgtctttttttaaacaattttccAATCGAAGCTAggcttcagagaaaaaaaatatatctgaaaCACACTCAAAGTGTTTTGAGCTGAAACTCCTGAGCACGAAAGCACATGTGCACGCCGATCTTTGCATCCAGGGAATCGCTTCCTAACAGTGAATATTGTCTAGTTGTGGTTCCCACCTTTCAGCATCGGTAGACTCAGCTCACCAGCGAGAATTATTTTCGGAATCTCATTTTACTCACAAATTTGTTCTTAATTTCCATAAAGtaactttttaaatgtattgcctattattttgctagaaaatgtttcattataAACCCACTGTTTGATTGCACAAGACACAAAAGTGCTTCCATGTCATGTTCTATGTATTATTTATGCCAAATTAGGATATAAAACTACACTGTCATCATTTAGTTGCAGTTTAAACTCTAAAtctgtctcttctcttttctcctcccAGGGAACAAACCAACAAGCGCCGTGTTAAGGAGATCGTGAAGGAGTTTGCTTTGCTCTGCCGAGGTCTGCAGGGGTCCGGATACTCAGATTACTAGCCAGAGCTGCCAGCATTGCAGTATTCTagcttcttcttcctcaccaAGCCTTTGAGAAAGCCCCTCAGCTCGTCCCGTTTCAGAAATGCTCGGTGCTAAATAAGacctctgacttaagcaatgcgactggaaaacaagaaaacttAGATTGCACCAGctctcaaacacacattaaCTGGACACTTTGTTAAGATAGGTGAGTCTCTGTGCAAcatgttttttaataaaatatctaaaGCGGGATAAAATGAAATAAGAGTCAGGTTGGCATTTTTGTATCTATATGCAGGAATGCACAAGGTTCCGTACATGTGCTTCATCTCTGTGACGACtgacaaaacaacaataaacaaaagGAAATCTGTTGCAGCTGCGTGATCAACCGGGTGTTTGTTCACTTATTTCTATTGCATACTGCTGTAGATCACATTCACACattatcaaaatatagaaaCCCACCCACCCCGGCCaggatttttcttctctctgttaGGAAGGAGagccttttaaaaatgtcacgTTACATTACATAGCTTAGAACTCTTGCACAGGTGTACTTCTGCTGATAGATAAGAAAACAACTTAATCACTTCcacaatagaaagaaaaaaagaacaagaccAACTTTAGAAGCAGACAATGAGTTGTGACAAAAGACTGCttggtttcttttttatgtgtgtgtgtgtgtgttatttttttagaatcagtgacatcactgtgaGGGATGGCAGTTGTCTGTGGAAGTTTTGGCTCCATCCTCTTATAGAAAAACGTGGATTTTTGCTGTCGCAGTGGAGGTTGGTGCACTAAGAGTTTGTGCAGAGAAGCTAGTCTGAGTGTCGTCGGTTGACTCTGTGCATTTCAACCACAGCCCAGTAGGCTTCTTCTGAGGGCAGTGCCGACCCGGGGCCGTTTACTACCGTATTCTTGTGAAGAGGTTAAGTACTGACTTTGACTCCTGAGAAGAGAAAGACATTAAACAGTGTGaagaacattaaaatatatcaaCGTGTCTTTTACTTGTTTGCTGATTTACTGTACCTTGGTACAGCGCGTCTTACTGAAGACGTTCCAGAAACGTAGTGTCTCGTCACCAGCACCTGTAACGATGGCCTCCCCGTCTGGTGACACAGCCTGGGAGGGGAAAAACAGGAGTGGAGAATGTGGCACAATCATCAAATAATAACTTAAATGTTCATTAAATATGACAGAGTGCACTctgcaaaacaggtcattttaaGTGCATTCCTCTGATGATTCTTACATAGTTTTACTTCAGTATGTTGCTGCTTACTTAATTCAAGCATCTCATTGCTGCCTCTACATGTGGAATTGTGTGCAAACACTGGAAGTGTGGATGTTACTAAAGTGCCACTGCCTAGTTACATAAACACTGAACACAAATTGTGATTCATTTATTGCGTGCAATCATACCAAATACAGGACTCTGTAGGAGTGCCCGGTCAACTTGGCCACCTGTGTAAGCGATGGATACTTCCACACCAGGATCTGGTTCTGAGAGTAGCCGTGTGTGCTCACCTGGAAACAAAGAACAACTTGCAGTTACCATCGCGCACTGGTGTGCCTCTGCCGAGCATTCAAGCAGCAGCTTTGAAACCGTGTCCGTCCTGATTTATTGTATATATAGTGCAGATTTTGCAGAAATAAGCGAACACCAAAGATTAGTGTCACCACCACAGTGTCTGATGTGGTATGCTCACAATCTTCCCTTATGTTCCTGAGTGGAATGGCGTTATTGCTGAGCACTATGATTTCAAGTACAGTTGAAATCTTTCCATTTTTGCAGACTAGCATTCTGGCTAGCAAGgccctcctcttcatcatcttcaggAGCTGAAGATCTGACATGGCTgtactgtgtgtttttaaggcATGAGCTACAACTGGTAACCAATGTATCTAAATTATCTGCACTGTGTGTGAAGTTCTTTTTCTATTATGACTAAAACCAGGTCATCTAAACAGaatttaagacatttttaatactttttagGCCTTTTATTAGTAAATGTGCATTTAAGGcagtttaacacttttaaaagGAGCTGTAACCACCTGGGAGTCAGGTCATCCTCGAGTCCCAGTGAATATTTGTgccaatctgttttttttttttttaaccaaaattcTCTGAAGACATGGAAGAGATAACCACAAAAATGGGATTAAATATATAAACTACTATGTGCCCATGGTGATTTCAGCTGGAATTGTTTTATTAAACTGtattaaatacagtttttttgtcATATATAAACAGTTGAGGGACtgtttcaaaaataatttaattcaatACAAAACCAACACTAACTAGTATGAAAAATGACCATAAACCAGCAAATCATGGTCACAATTCCAGCTAAACCGAATACATAACACAGGCGTACCACACACGAGTAACTGGGTGTATATTAAGTTGTCCAAATGTAATCTAATTCGCTAATTTAATATTTGAGCTACTGTGTTCACAAACTGTGCCTACACAGCATGATGATATTATCTATAGCCAGATGCTGCTGCGCAGACATCGCATCCTAGAGTGTTTTGTAGTGAGTGTGTGCAGCTCCTCACCAGTTCGTTGGCATGTTTGGACCAGGCCAGGTTGCAGACCTGGGAGCCGGTGTCTGTGCTCTGTAGAGCCTGACCCGTCAGCGTGTTCCAGAAACGCAGGCAGCGGTCGGCCGTGCCGCCGCCTGACGCCAGCAGCCCGTGCTGGTGTGGGGACCAGGCGATGGCCTTCACTGCTGCCAGGTGGTCACTGTACTGCTGCACAGGAAGAAGGCTGGAGCTGTTCCACACCAGTAACTGGTCAAAAGGCAGGATATGTTtagtttaacagtttttttttaacagaatcaATAAAGCCTGAATTGGCTTACTTTGAACTTTTAGGTTAGATTCTAACCTGTTCCTTAAGTATGAGCTGTTTTAGTTGCCTCACCTTATTGTCGTTGCCTCCAGACGCAAGGTGCTGGTGATCAGGAGACCATTTGAGACCgcacacttcctgtctgtgacCTTGCAGCCTTCTCTCAGCAGACGGTGGTGTTCTGACATCCCGCTGTAGGATCACTCTGTCTCGACTGCCAGAAGACAGCTGCTCCCCATTCCACGCCAGGGCACCTTGGGCACAGAAGGTAGGAGGGGAGGTTCTCTTATTTCACTGCAGCTACCAAAAATGCATCCTACATTTCTTAGGTGATATCAGCTATATCAATGCTGgtgaaaagtgaaaaaacaaagatgtgTATTAAGTTTGAGAAACTGGTTTTTGCTGTGGAAGTCTGCAGCAGATAAAAAGAGAGCTGTGCCTGAGTTTAAAGGCTTAGAGTTAGGGTTATTGCTGTAACCACCAATAACAACAGCAGCATAAATGGCTTTTTGGTGAGAGACGCACAAATCAATCAATCGCTCCTGCTCTGACTGACCTACTCTGGCTGAGTGGCCCTCCAAACTTGTCAGCTTCCTCCCTCCTGCTGCGTCCCAGACCTGAACGTAACCTTTGTGGGTCCCAACAGCGACCAGACTCCCCTAAAAGCAGAGCAATCCAAATGTTATTGTCCTTCTCTCTGTACCTTCTATGTTGTCATACATAAGCAGCAGAATCAGTTATGGCACGCTCACCCTCTCATTCCAGCACACCGATGTAACAGAGTCTCCATCCACTGAAAGGTCGCATAACCTTGTCACCTGTTTAGACAAAAAAATAAGCACTTCCAGTTCCCCCGTGCAATACACATGAACTCTGCTCTTTGTCTGCAAGCACCTCTTTAAGTCTACCTGGCTAGTGCAGGCACTCCACAGGTAGACGCAGGCTCCCAGGCCGACACTCAGCAGGTTGCCCGCTGACCAGTCCACCAGGTTGAGGTAGAAGTCATCCTGCAACTCCGGAGCATCCAGCACTTTGAAGGGAATCTTGGAGATCTTTCGGGCTGGTTTGCGGGGTGAGCGGAGCAGCTTGTGACTACAGAAACAAACACGGAACATTAACCAAAAATAAGCACGGCTCGAACACCTGATCCGCTCAGTGTGCAGCGTGTGCGAGACATTTCATACCTCTTGTTACTAAGGGGAGAAAGGGAGTATGGTGAGACTTCACTGTCGCTATCGAAAGGCACTCTCTTAGTGTGGACAGTGTACTGCAGAGAAGAAGCAAAATGAACAAACTGTCACCGAGTTTTGATGCGGTCGTTGTCACTCACGGCCACCTTGAAGGTGAGATATTTGTCATGTTATACAGGAGTGAAGAGTTTTATAGTTCATGCTTACCAttcttacaaaataaaagcacgacACATGTGGCAAAATGTTTACAAGAGACGGACATAAATCTCACACAGTGGGTCACGGATACTCCACCACAACCATCCACGGGCCACACCACAAGCTTCTGGGTAGTTCCGCATTATTTATTCATAAGACTCTGAGTTATTTTGTATTAGCAGTCAGTTTAAATTAACTTTAAGGGTGATTTTCTCTCATTCTTGTTTACCCTAAAAAGACTGTGAGAGTCTTGCGAGAGGACCGCGTGCCTCCGGTCTTCTGTGTGAGGGTCTGGCACCGTCTCTATCCCGGCCCCGAGCAGCTCGTTCCTCAACAGGGCAGCATAGGCCACAGCGTCTGGAGGGGTGGTGGCAGTGAGAGCGGCGGTGAAAACACTAACGTTAGAGGCACAGACTGGACTTTAAATGATAGATATAGCACGTATACATATAAGGCCTTCTGACCTTTGCTTGAGTCTGAAGTGGCATCCTTTGCTTTATGGTTCTGACTGGGAGAGCGGCAGTTCTCCTGTCAAGAAAGGGAAAGGCATGTCACCAGTGGCCACGATTACTGAGCTGTCACTGTTGCTTTTGTGGCATAAGAAAGGGAACACCTCTCACATTGGCATAGTGGAAGTTGATGCTCCAGTTGCTTCCAGCTCGAGTAGGGATAAAGCGGTCACCTGACTTCACACTGACAGGACTGCAGGTAGCACTCAAACACTAGGATGAATTAGACAGACCGTAAGCAGTCCACTAAGATCGGTGCCAATATATGAGCACGCTCAAATGTAACGTGTGCCTGCACCAATACTGAAACATGTTAAATATCTGTGCCTCACCTTGGTCAGGCGGGCCTCTGCAGGCAGGTTCTGGTGGTTGATTTGCCTAAGCAGCCGTCTTTCGTACTCTTGGTCCATTTCTCCGGGGGCTGACGAGCAGCAAGGCCCCTCTGCTGCTCTCCCTGCCCCCCTCTAAACCTCCGCTCCCTCTCGGTGAGGAAATCCGCAGTGGATCCTCATctctgtgggggaaaaaaaaaaaaaaacgggtcAGCTTTATTTCACAACACAAACCATTCAGACCGCAATGTGCGCGgtccaaagacacacacacacaagcagctctTTGGGCTACACAAACCAAACGGCCTGGTTAGCCTGGAGTCATCATGTAAGCACATCTAAGATCATCTGGTTTTAACACGCGTTTGCAAAGCCAAGTCTGCATTAGCTGTTTATAATTCGCTGGGAGCGGGTGGatatcaaggtaaaaaaaaaaaaaaaaaaggctccggGGTGCGTTAATGACAGCCGCACCGTTGTCATGGCATCATGCTCGCGCACACAACAACCAATTTACAAGCGACGCTCATCAGCTGACGACTGTCATACCGACTGATGGCGACTCAGGTGGCCAAGTCAAACATCATCTTCCTGTGAAAGGATCGGCGCTGCGGCGGGATAACTTGTTGTTTTCttcctaaaaacaaaaaacaaaaacaaaaacaaaaaaaacagcggTACACCCAAACGCTAACGGGACACGGTGgtgttgtttatgttgtgaGCAAGATGGCGACCGAATCAGCTGTAGAAGAAATACTTCAGTTGActtctgctgtctgtgcagtCAGCGAAGTGCAACTCAACAGTGACGCCCGCTGGCGACACATTCTAACTGCATTGTGGAGGCGTAGCCTGTGATTGCCATTATGACCATAGGGTGTCGCTGttgcactgtgaaaaaaatcacCGGGTGATTCTCCCAGGTTCTTTCTTCTAATAATTTTAGATGAAGGTTTTAATCTAGAATTGCAAGACagggaaaacataaaaaaacaacagtgatTAAATGAGTAAATTAATATAATGCTTTACCCATAATTCCAAGAGAAACATTCTTTTTTAACTTGATTTAATTTTATGACAACTGCTTGTAAACATGATTTTTATATTCATGAATTGTTTTGGAATATAAATTCTATATGATACCCTGGTCATAGTTCCTGATTTCATGAAACAACAATAGTTTATGgtagtttttatatttgtcaccttcaagattttttcttttctttttttttcttttcttttgcttttttgttggtatgtttgttttaaactgcCACTTTGATACTCAAACATGCTGTAAGGTCACATATCAGGaaggaaaatgcaaaatgtaatgtcatatttgtgtCCAGATGGAGGTGTGCAAGGGGAAATAATTCCCCAGACCACCCGGATACTCATCTAAAttttaaatcaacatttttaaatcaatttttaaaGTGCACCTCTCATGTGCACCAGCTGCGCAGTCATCGAACATTTTTGGGTCAGGCTGTTAGAGTACTGGTAGCATATGCTTGGCtagggccccccccccccccttgtgaGTGTGACTTCAAAGTGAATAAAGATCTTACTTTTTGTTCTTGGTGAAGCAAAATTTTCCACCCTTTACTTAATAGAAATTGGGGAGCACACTTTGCAAACTAAACAGGCAGACAAAGGTCTATTCTCTGGGCTCTTTCATATGAGATTTCTGATCTGAACAgctaaaatgcataaaaagaaacagagaaaggaaAGCTGCCCCCACTATTGTGTCAGGGTTTTAATTAGACTGCAAGGCATGGTAGAGTGGAGACAAGGCATTGGCATCTTTGGTTGCACCCTGAGCTGCACGTAGGCTGTCTGCCAAGCTGCCCTCTGACATACTGCGAGACGCTCAGTCTTCATTTACATGTCAGCAGATCTGGTGTGGGCCACACAGGCACTGTTTTTAGATTGTGTCTGAGTCCCTTTTTGAGTTTCCCTGAATTCTGAAGGTCttaaacttcactttcatgGCTCCGTTTCACTGTACTTTTTAGTTTCAAATCTCAAACCAATACAATTTGTTAATATCTTTGCTCAATCACTGAATAAGAATAATGCTAATAAAtggcatttttgtgttttgcaaaAGTCCAGCTGGATGATGCACAAGACTtctgtcctgtggacagatagGGCAAAAGCTGATCTAGACCCAAAGGCTGTGCACAATAACATCAAAACCTCATCATGATTTGTTACTTCAGG
This portion of the Archocentrus centrarchus isolate MPI-CPG fArcCen1 chromosome 17, fArcCen1, whole genome shotgun sequence genome encodes:
- the fzr1b gene encoding fizzy-related protein homolog, coding for MDQEYERRLLRQINHQNLPAEARLTKCLSATCSPVSVKSGDRFIPTRAGSNWSINFHYANENCRSPSQNHKAKDATSDSSKDAVAYAALLRNELLGAGIETVPDPHTEDRRHAVLSQDSHSLFRYTVHTKRVPFDSDSEVSPYSLSPLSNKSHKLLRSPRKPARKISKIPFKVLDAPELQDDFYLNLVDWSAGNLLSVGLGACVYLWSACTSQVTRLCDLSVDGDSVTSVCWNERGSLVAVGTHKGYVQVWDAAGGRKLTSLEGHSARVGALAWNGEQLSSGSRDRVILQRDVRTPPSAERRLQGHRQEVCGLKWSPDHQHLASGGNDNKLLVWNSSSLLPVQQYSDHLAAVKAIAWSPHQHGLLASGGGTADRCLRFWNTLTGQALQSTDTGSQVCNLAWSKHANELVSTHGYSQNQILVWKYPSLTQVAKLTGHSYRVLYLAVSPDGEAIVTGAGDETLRFWNVFSKTRCTKESKSVLNLFTRIR